A portion of the Streptomyces sp. YPW6 genome contains these proteins:
- a CDS encoding ABC transporter permease, translating to MADTVAAPPGEEDGEREPAGFAFEDRPRPLEGVRAYGLIMAMWVRSTMAYRASFAMTLFGNLAVTAFDFVTILLMFTHVDALGGYSLPEIALLYGLSATAFGVCDLLLGSMDRVGGRVRDGTFDTLLVRPVPVLAQVAADRFALRRLGRITQGLLVLGYALVTLDIAWTPLKAVMLPMTVISGAAIFGAVFIAGAAFQFVAQDASEVQNSFTYGGTTLLQYPPTVFAKDLVRGVTFVVPLAFASWLPALYVLGREYPVDLPEWVAFLPPLVAAGACGLVGLAWRAGLRSYRSTGS from the coding sequence GTGGCTGACACGGTGGCGGCACCGCCCGGTGAGGAGGACGGGGAGCGGGAGCCGGCCGGTTTCGCCTTCGAGGACCGGCCCCGGCCCCTGGAGGGCGTCCGGGCGTACGGGCTGATCATGGCGATGTGGGTGCGCTCGACGATGGCGTACCGGGCCTCGTTCGCCATGACCCTGTTCGGGAACCTCGCGGTGACGGCCTTCGACTTCGTGACGATCCTGCTGATGTTCACGCACGTCGACGCGCTCGGCGGCTACTCCCTGCCGGAGATCGCCCTCCTGTACGGCCTGTCGGCGACGGCGTTCGGGGTGTGCGACCTGCTGCTGGGGTCGATGGACCGGGTCGGCGGGCGCGTACGGGACGGGACGTTCGACACCCTGCTGGTGCGGCCGGTGCCGGTGCTGGCACAGGTGGCGGCGGACCGGTTCGCGCTGCGCCGGCTGGGCCGGATCACCCAGGGGCTGCTGGTCCTCGGCTACGCGCTCGTCACCCTCGACATCGCCTGGACGCCGCTGAAGGCGGTGATGCTGCCGATGACGGTGATCAGCGGGGCGGCGATCTTCGGGGCGGTCTTCATCGCGGGGGCGGCGTTCCAGTTCGTCGCGCAGGACGCCTCGGAGGTGCAGAACTCCTTCACGTACGGCGGGACGACGCTGCTCCAGTACCCGCCCACGGTCTTCGCGAAGGACCTGGTGCGCGGCGTGACGTTCGTGGTGCCGCTGGCCTTCGCGAGCTGGTTGCCCGCGCTGTACGTGCTGGGGCGGGAGTACCCGGTGGATCTGCCGGAGTGGGTGGCGTTCCTGCCGCCGCTGGTCGCGGCGGGCGCCTGCGGCCTGGTGGGCCTGGCCTGGCGGGCGGGGCTGCGGTCCTACCGGAGCACGGGCAGTTGA
- a CDS encoding ATP-binding cassette domain-containing protein → MADDGFISLDGVEKVFEVRRRAGLLRRERHEVRAVDGISFRVARGEMVGYIGPNGAGKSTTIKMLTGILTPSGGRLRVAGIDPSRERTRLAQRIGVVFGQRTTLWWDLPLRDSYRLMHRMYRIPDRRYRENLERCVELLDLGALLEVPVRQLSLGQRMRGDIAAALLHDPEVLYLDEPTIGLDVISKAKVRQFLKELNAERSTTVLLTTHDLTDIEQLCGRVMVIDHGRLMYDGSLSGLHEVGESERMLVVDLERELPPIVLPSEAAGGAPALRAVKVEGPRQWLAFPAAASAAPLVARIAADYPLVDLSVREPDIEAVIARMYASTP, encoded by the coding sequence ATGGCGGACGACGGGTTCATCAGCCTCGACGGTGTCGAGAAGGTCTTCGAGGTCCGCCGCCGGGCGGGCCTGCTGCGCCGGGAGCGCCACGAGGTGCGGGCCGTGGACGGGATCAGCTTCCGGGTCGCGCGCGGCGAGATGGTGGGCTACATCGGCCCGAACGGCGCCGGGAAGTCGACCACGATCAAGATGCTGACGGGCATCCTCACCCCGAGCGGCGGCCGGCTGCGCGTCGCGGGCATCGACCCCTCCCGCGAACGTACGCGCCTGGCGCAGCGCATCGGTGTCGTCTTCGGCCAGCGGACGACCCTCTGGTGGGACCTGCCGCTGCGCGACTCGTACCGGCTGATGCACCGCATGTACCGCATTCCCGACCGGCGTTACCGGGAGAACCTGGAACGCTGCGTCGAACTCCTGGACCTGGGAGCGCTGCTGGAGGTTCCCGTACGGCAGCTCTCGCTCGGACAGCGCATGCGCGGTGACATCGCGGCGGCGCTGCTGCACGATCCGGAGGTGCTGTACCTGGACGAGCCGACGATCGGGCTGGACGTGATCTCCAAGGCGAAAGTGCGGCAGTTCCTCAAGGAGTTGAACGCCGAGCGCTCGACGACGGTCCTGCTGACGACGCACGACCTCACCGACATCGAGCAGCTGTGCGGCCGGGTGATGGTGATCGATCACGGCCGTCTGATGTACGACGGTTCGCTCTCGGGCCTCCACGAGGTGGGTGAGAGCGAACGCATGCTGGTGGTGGACCTGGAGCGCGAACTCCCGCCGATCGTGCTGCCGTCGGAGGCGGCCGGCGGTGCCCCGGCACTGCGGGCGGTCAAGGTGGAGGGCCCGCGCCAGTGGCTGGCGTTCCCCGCCGCCGCGTCGGCGGCCCCGCTGGTGGCGCGGATCGCCGCGGACTACCCGCTGGTCGACCTGTCGGTACGGGAGCCGGACATCGAGGCCGTGATCGCGAGGATGTACGCGTCGACGCCGTGA
- a CDS encoding DUF1707 domain-containing protein — protein MRASDAERERIAELLREAVAEGRLDMDEFDQRLDKAYQARTHGELEPLVQDLPAPGSAVAPVGSSAPAPLRGSAANWPARIGGPATSTGGFALWGGFNRKGRWTVARKFTAFAMWGGGEIDLREANFEDRETVIRCFTIMGGIHVTAPPELNVEVRGIGIMGGFGEGSNEEGEIAPDSPRVRITGFALMGGVGVERKRTKAERRRLKEAKEAEKAELEARRRRELEGPDDGGPGDGRKKL, from the coding sequence ATGCGTGCCTCCGACGCCGAGCGTGAGCGGATCGCGGAACTGCTGCGCGAGGCCGTGGCCGAGGGCCGACTGGATATGGACGAGTTCGACCAGCGCCTCGACAAGGCCTACCAGGCCCGTACGCACGGGGAGTTGGAGCCGCTCGTCCAGGACCTGCCGGCGCCGGGCTCGGCGGTCGCCCCGGTCGGGTCGTCCGCGCCCGCCCCGCTGCGGGGCTCCGCCGCGAACTGGCCCGCGCGGATCGGGGGTCCCGCGACCTCCACCGGCGGCTTCGCCCTCTGGGGCGGCTTCAACCGGAAGGGCCGCTGGACGGTGGCCCGGAAGTTCACCGCGTTCGCGATGTGGGGTGGCGGTGAGATCGATCTGCGCGAGGCGAACTTCGAGGACCGCGAGACCGTGATCCGCTGCTTCACGATCATGGGCGGCATCCATGTGACCGCGCCGCCGGAGCTGAACGTCGAGGTCCGGGGCATCGGCATCATGGGCGGCTTCGGCGAGGGCTCCAACGAGGAGGGTGAGATCGCCCCGGACTCCCCGCGGGTGCGGATCACCGGCTTCGCCCTGATGGGCGGCGTGGGCGTGGAGCGCAAGCGGACGAAGGCGGAGCGCCGCCGGCTGAAGGAGGCGAAGGAGGCGGAGAAGGCGGAGCTGGAGGCGCGCCGCCGACGCGAGCTGGAGGGCCCGGACGACGGCGGCCCCGGCGACGGCCGCAAGAAGCTCTGA
- a CDS encoding SGNH/GDSL hydrolase family protein, giving the protein MPRRQGYALLIALVAGTAALAAAVAFATTLLSGPRPTPLPPAETQAAARNPVAPATSGGAWVATWTAAPVGAEKGTEGGLPGRTVRNVVHTSIGGEVARITLSNLFGTTPLVVDRATVNTRPVTFKGAGTVTVAAGGRVVSDPVTVPVAPDSDLQVSFRTPQGGGPVTYHGHTHQTSFLIDDRGTFATGNWRYLTAVDVRSEQALGAVVAFGDSLTAGSGSSTDANARWPDVLADRLGGRYGVANAGIAGNRIAGIGRGTGGQSGTDRLDRDVLGVAGARTVVIALGINDVQQHPQESDPQRVVDGLRALTERAHARGLRVVGATLTPFEGFPTWTPQRDAVRHAVNEQIRAGTVFDAYVDFDAAVRDPAAPNRLLAPYDSGDHLHLNDDGYRALGDRVDLASLDRDRTPRSDAL; this is encoded by the coding sequence ATGCCAAGGCGCCAGGGGTATGCCCTGCTCATCGCCCTCGTGGCAGGCACCGCCGCGCTCGCCGCCGCCGTCGCCTTCGCGACGACGCTGCTCTCCGGCCCCCGGCCGACGCCGCTCCCGCCCGCCGAGACCCAGGCGGCGGCCCGCAATCCGGTCGCCCCCGCCACCTCGGGCGGCGCGTGGGTCGCCACGTGGACCGCCGCGCCCGTCGGCGCGGAGAAGGGCACCGAGGGCGGGCTCCCCGGACGCACCGTCCGCAACGTCGTGCACACGAGCATCGGCGGGGAGGTCGCCCGGATCACGCTGTCCAACCTCTTCGGCACGACCCCCCTGGTCGTCGACCGAGCCACCGTCAACACCCGGCCGGTGACCTTCAAGGGCGCCGGGACCGTCACCGTCGCCGCGGGCGGACGGGTCGTCAGCGACCCGGTCACCGTGCCGGTGGCCCCCGACTCGGACCTCCAGGTCAGCTTCCGCACCCCGCAAGGCGGCGGGCCGGTCACCTACCACGGTCACACCCACCAGACCTCGTTCCTGATCGACGACCGCGGCACCTTCGCCACCGGCAACTGGCGCTATCTGACCGCCGTGGACGTCCGCAGCGAGCAGGCGCTCGGCGCGGTCGTCGCCTTCGGGGACTCCCTGACCGCGGGCAGCGGCTCCAGCACCGACGCCAACGCCCGCTGGCCCGATGTCCTCGCCGACCGGCTGGGCGGCCGGTACGGGGTCGCCAACGCCGGTATCGCGGGCAACCGGATCGCGGGCATCGGCCGCGGCACCGGCGGCCAGTCGGGCACCGACCGGCTCGACCGGGACGTCCTGGGGGTCGCCGGGGCCCGGACCGTCGTCATCGCGCTCGGCATCAACGACGTGCAGCAGCACCCGCAGGAGTCCGACCCCCAGCGCGTCGTGGACGGCCTGCGCGCCCTGACCGAACGGGCGCACGCCCGCGGTCTGCGGGTCGTCGGCGCGACGCTGACCCCGTTCGAGGGCTTCCCCACGTGGACGCCGCAGCGCGACGCCGTCCGCCACGCGGTCAACGAGCAGATCCGGGCGGGCACGGTCTTCGACGCGTACGTCGACTTCGACGCGGCGGTACGCGACCCCGCGGCGCCGAACCGGCTCCTCGCCCCGTACGACTCAGGCGACCACCTGCACCTGAACGACGACGGGTACCGCGCGCTGGGCGACCGGGTGGACCTGGCCTCCCTGGACCGGGACCGCACGCCCCGATCCGACGCGCTGTGA
- a CDS encoding DUF445 domain-containing protein encodes MERTGSDGQEQEQAGAAARQDAAQGPGQPDASQARASRAPASEAPASVRSRRPVLPPGRAGEPGAGAGPLASFAYTAADAEKQRGVRRMKFTATGLLLLVALVYVLATWAKNSGVGGWPGYVAAAAEAGMVGALADWFAVTALFRRPLGLPIPHTAIIPTKKDQLGQSLGSFVGENFLSGEVIRDRIHALGVGRRLGVWLAEPAHADRVTAELATALRGALTVLRDSDVQAVVGEAITRRADAVEVGPGLGKMLEKVVTDGGHRKVVDLICVRAHDWLVEHGDSVMNAVQGGAPGWTPRFVDKRVGERVYKELLRFVTEMRDMPEHPARGSIDTFLTDFAADLQTDADTRARVERLKSEILGRSEVQDVIASAWSSVRAMIISAAEDERSELRLRARASLMSLGARLASDERLQGKLDGWLEDAAVYVVTTYRTEITSLISETVAGWDADQTSKKIEAHIGRDLQFIRINGTVVGALAGLAIYTVSHALGG; translated from the coding sequence ATGGAACGGACCGGATCCGACGGGCAGGAGCAGGAGCAGGCCGGGGCCGCGGCGCGGCAGGACGCGGCGCAAGGGCCGGGGCAGCCGGACGCGTCGCAGGCGCGGGCGTCCCGGGCTCCGGCGTCGGAGGCCCCGGCGTCGGTGCGATCACGGCGGCCGGTGCTGCCGCCGGGGCGGGCGGGGGAGCCGGGGGCGGGCGCGGGCCCGCTGGCCTCGTTCGCGTACACGGCGGCCGACGCGGAGAAGCAGCGCGGCGTACGGCGCATGAAGTTCACGGCGACCGGACTCCTTCTGCTCGTCGCGCTCGTCTACGTCCTGGCCACCTGGGCGAAGAACTCGGGTGTGGGGGGCTGGCCGGGCTACGTCGCAGCGGCTGCCGAGGCGGGGATGGTCGGCGCGCTGGCGGACTGGTTCGCGGTGACGGCGCTCTTCCGGCGCCCGCTGGGTCTGCCCATTCCGCACACGGCCATCATCCCCACCAAGAAGGATCAGCTAGGACAGTCCCTCGGTTCCTTCGTTGGCGAGAACTTTCTCTCCGGAGAGGTCATTCGTGACCGAATTCACGCTCTGGGGGTCGGCCGGCGGCTCGGTGTGTGGCTCGCGGAGCCGGCCCACGCGGACCGGGTCACCGCCGAGCTGGCGACGGCGCTGCGCGGTGCGCTGACGGTCCTTCGGGACTCCGACGTCCAGGCGGTGGTCGGCGAGGCGATCACCCGGCGCGCGGACGCGGTGGAGGTCGGTCCGGGCCTCGGCAAGATGCTGGAGAAGGTCGTCACGGACGGCGGCCACCGCAAGGTCGTCGACCTCATCTGCGTACGGGCCCACGACTGGCTGGTGGAGCACGGCGATTCGGTGATGAACGCGGTGCAGGGCGGGGCCCCCGGCTGGACGCCGAGGTTCGTGGACAAGCGGGTCGGGGAGCGGGTCTACAAGGAACTGCTGCGGTTCGTCACGGAGATGCGGGACATGCCGGAGCACCCGGCGCGCGGCTCGATCGACACGTTCCTGACGGACTTCGCGGCCGACCTCCAGACCGACGCCGACACCCGGGCCCGGGTGGAGCGCCTGAAGTCGGAGATCCTGGGCCGGAGCGAGGTCCAGGACGTCATCGCCTCGGCCTGGTCCTCCGTCCGCGCGATGATCATCTCGGCGGCGGAGGACGAGCGCAGCGAACTGCGGCTGCGGGCACGCGCCTCGCTGATGTCGCTGGGAGCGCGGCTGGCGAGCGACGAACGGCTCCAGGGCAAGCTGGACGGCTGGCTGGAGGACGCGGCGGTCTACGTGGTGACGACGTACCGCACGGAGATCACCTCGCTGATCAGCGAGACCGTCGCCGGCTGGGACGCGGACCAGACCTCGAAGAAGATCGAGGCGCACATCGGCCGCGACCTCCAGTTCATCCGGATCAACGGCACGGTGGTCGGCGCGCTGGCCGGCCTGGCGATCTACACGGTGTCGCACGCGCTGGGCGGCTGA
- a CDS encoding alpha/beta hydrolase has translation MTVTVTDEDDGGAAVPGAGPVRLFCTDHGGEGPPLLLLHGLAGHRGEWDALAARFAATHRVIAFDARGSGASTRRPGDVTRAAHVRDVLAVARRFGLAGQDTVLVGQSMGGLTALLTAAAHPEVCRALVLIEAGPAGPSPELPERIGGWLDSWPVPFRDAEAAEAFFGGGPAGRAWAAGLAPGPGGLHPRVDRDVMVATVRENAHRDYWDAWDRVGCPVLVLRGERGDMQPDEAERMRDRHPATRIAVIPEAGHDVHLDNTPAVYGEMARYLRELRPDPGAAPLPSPGPA, from the coding sequence GTGACGGTGACGGTCACGGACGAGGACGACGGGGGAGCGGCAGTGCCCGGGGCCGGTCCCGTACGCCTCTTCTGCACCGACCACGGCGGTGAAGGCCCGCCCCTGCTTCTGCTGCACGGGCTGGCCGGGCACCGCGGTGAGTGGGATGCGCTGGCCGCCCGGTTCGCGGCCACCCACCGGGTGATCGCCTTCGACGCGCGCGGCAGCGGGGCGAGCACCCGCCGCCCCGGGGACGTGACACGGGCGGCGCACGTGCGTGACGTCCTGGCCGTGGCGCGCCGGTTCGGTCTGGCCGGGCAGGACACGGTGCTGGTCGGCCAGTCGATGGGCGGGCTCACCGCACTGCTGACGGCGGCGGCCCATCCGGAGGTGTGCCGCGCGCTGGTCCTGATCGAGGCCGGCCCGGCGGGCCCGAGCCCGGAGCTGCCGGAGCGGATCGGGGGCTGGCTCGACTCCTGGCCGGTGCCGTTCCGGGACGCGGAGGCGGCCGAGGCGTTCTTCGGCGGCGGTCCGGCGGGCCGGGCCTGGGCGGCGGGCCTCGCACCGGGACCCGGCGGACTGCACCCCCGCGTCGACCGGGACGTGATGGTGGCCACGGTCCGGGAGAACGCGCACCGGGACTACTGGGACGCCTGGGATCGGGTGGGCTGCCCGGTGCTGGTGCTGCGGGGCGAGCGGGGCGACATGCAGCCGGACGAGGCGGAACGGATGCGCGACCGGCATCCGGCGACGCGGATCGCCGTGATCCCGGAGGCGGGCCACGACGTCCACCTGGACAACACCCCGGCGGTGTACGGGGAGATGGCCCGGTATCTGCGCGAACTGCGGCCCGACCCGGGAGCCGCGCCCCTTCCCTCACCCGGCCCGGCCTGA
- a CDS encoding TauD/TfdA family dioxygenase, whose protein sequence is MSELSALAARLSDSIPIVVSGLLMDLPDGMRKMILDFGSDAESSGYCMLRGVSVGEVPKTPQASEGGVLDGHRTNGTLMLVADLLGSLTGYQDEKSGALFHDVHPVRGEESRIENSGSVAFDFHTENVHHPLRPDYLGLLCLRQDHEQIAATRVSSVRDALPLLTDDEVAELRKPQFHSLYPTSFTRGSTGPRPSAGPHPVIFGPADRPFMRFNSHNTQGDHPRARAALAALAAALERVCRDLVLAPGDLVVLDNHVVVHGRTAFTPRYDGQDRWLRRFYSLRSAPLWAQRMMRHPRVLPAMTEIRGVV, encoded by the coding sequence GTGAGTGAGCTCTCGGCGCTCGCCGCACGCTTGTCGGACTCGATACCCATTGTCGTCTCGGGGCTCCTCATGGACCTCCCGGACGGCATGCGCAAGATGATCCTCGATTTCGGTTCCGACGCCGAATCCAGTGGATACTGCATGCTGCGCGGAGTTTCGGTGGGTGAAGTGCCGAAGACTCCGCAGGCGAGTGAGGGCGGTGTCCTCGACGGCCACCGGACCAACGGAACACTCATGCTCGTCGCGGACCTCCTCGGTTCGCTGACCGGCTATCAGGACGAGAAGTCCGGCGCGCTCTTCCACGACGTACATCCCGTACGCGGCGAGGAGAGCCGGATCGAGAACAGCGGATCGGTCGCCTTCGACTTCCACACCGAGAACGTGCACCATCCGCTCCGCCCCGACTACCTGGGGCTGCTCTGCCTCCGCCAGGACCACGAGCAGATCGCCGCGACCCGCGTCTCCTCCGTGCGCGACGCGCTGCCGCTGCTCACGGACGACGAGGTGGCGGAGCTGCGGAAGCCGCAGTTCCACAGCCTGTACCCGACCTCCTTCACCCGCGGCAGCACCGGCCCCCGCCCCTCGGCCGGCCCGCATCCGGTGATCTTCGGCCCGGCGGACCGGCCGTTCATGCGCTTCAACTCGCACAACACGCAGGGCGACCACCCGCGGGCGCGGGCCGCGCTGGCGGCCCTGGCCGCTGCGCTGGAGCGGGTCTGCCGCGACCTGGTGCTCGCGCCGGGTGACCTCGTCGTCCTGGACAACCACGTCGTGGTCCACGGCCGCACCGCCTTCACCCCCCGCTACGACGGCCAGGACCGCTGGCTGCGCCGCTTCTACTCCCTGCGGTCCGCCCCGCTGTGGGCCCAGCGCATGATGCGGCACCCGCGCGTGCTGCCGGCGATGACGGAGATCCGCGGGGTCGTCTGA
- a CDS encoding TSUP family transporter, protein MELYEVLGLLAAATAAGWVDAVVGGGGVLLIPVLLLAFPQYSPAVALGTNKIAAIMGTTTAAYMYQRRTKLDRSVLLPAAGLAVPFGALGALSASSVPTTYFRPVIMGLLITVALFVAFKPSFGVQQRNILVTPRRRTTAILIAGVGIGFYDGVFGPGVGTFLIISFTTLLATQFLESAAMAKVINASSNLGALAVFAWQGNVLWALGLGMAVGNITGAMIGSRTAMKRGSGFVRIVLVLVVTGMVAKMGFDQFT, encoded by the coding sequence GTGGAACTGTACGAAGTGCTCGGCCTGCTCGCGGCCGCGACGGCGGCCGGCTGGGTGGACGCGGTCGTCGGCGGCGGCGGGGTGCTGCTCATCCCCGTGCTCCTGCTGGCCTTTCCCCAGTACTCGCCGGCGGTGGCGCTGGGCACGAACAAGATCGCGGCGATCATGGGAACCACGACCGCCGCGTACATGTACCAGCGGCGCACCAAGCTGGACCGCTCCGTCCTGCTGCCGGCCGCCGGACTCGCGGTCCCCTTCGGCGCCCTCGGCGCGCTCTCCGCGTCGAGCGTCCCCACGACCTACTTCCGGCCCGTCATCATGGGTCTGCTGATCACCGTGGCGCTTTTCGTGGCCTTCAAGCCCAGCTTCGGGGTCCAGCAGCGGAACATCCTCGTCACCCCGCGCCGCCGCACCACGGCGATCCTCATCGCGGGTGTCGGCATCGGCTTCTACGACGGTGTCTTCGGTCCGGGCGTCGGCACCTTCCTCATCATTTCCTTCACCACGCTCCTGGCGACGCAGTTCCTGGAGAGCGCGGCCATGGCGAAGGTGATCAACGCCTCCTCCAACCTGGGAGCCCTGGCCGTGTTCGCCTGGCAGGGAAACGTCCTGTGGGCCCTCGGCCTCGGCATGGCCGTGGGGAACATCACGGGCGCGATGATCGGGTCGCGCACCGCTATGAAACGGGGATCCGGATTCGTCCGCATCGTCCTCGTGCTCGTGGTCACCGGCATGGTGGCCAAGATGGGATTCGACCAGTTCACCTGA
- a CDS encoding alpha-hydroxy acid oxidase has translation MTRELSGLLTLTDYERAAESLLDAASWAYVAGGADTQLTVRANTDAFDQVWLRPRALGGTGAKPDTSVTVLGRRLALPVLLAPTSPQRLLHEDAEIATARAAESTGTVAIVSTDSHYAFSDVTGAVGGDSWFQLYAYRSRDDVAATIALAEDGGATALVVTVDASYAARRIGTRRAGFRTPGHVDFGNLRALGVLTGAIPDGARIERLPLTWDDLEWIRSRTRLPLVVKGVLRAEDAERCVALGADGVIVSNHGGRQLDGAVPSLVALEQVAAAVAGRGLVLMDGGIRSGVHVVKALAYGADAVCIGRPYLWGLGLAGQQGVEAVLDLIRSEIEDTLLQLGADSVAGIGPDFAVSAHRATPTGAL, from the coding sequence ATGACAAGGGAATTATCCGGGCTGTTGACGCTGACCGACTACGAGCGGGCTGCGGAATCCCTGCTCGACGCCGCTTCCTGGGCGTACGTGGCCGGCGGCGCCGACACCCAGCTCACGGTCCGTGCCAACACGGACGCCTTCGACCAGGTCTGGCTGCGCCCCCGGGCCCTCGGCGGCACGGGCGCGAAGCCCGACACGTCCGTGACCGTGCTCGGGCGGCGGCTCGCCCTGCCCGTCCTGCTCGCCCCGACCAGCCCCCAGCGCCTCCTCCACGAGGACGCCGAGATCGCGACCGCCCGTGCGGCCGAGTCCACGGGCACCGTGGCGATCGTCAGCACCGACAGCCACTACGCCTTCTCCGACGTGACCGGTGCGGTCGGCGGTGACAGCTGGTTCCAGCTCTACGCCTACCGCTCGCGCGACGACGTCGCCGCGACGATCGCCCTGGCCGAGGACGGCGGCGCCACCGCGCTCGTGGTCACGGTCGACGCCAGCTACGCCGCCCGCCGCATCGGCACCCGGCGGGCGGGCTTCCGTACTCCGGGCCACGTCGACTTCGGCAACCTGCGCGCGCTGGGCGTGCTCACCGGCGCCATTCCGGACGGTGCCCGCATCGAACGCCTGCCGCTGACCTGGGACGACCTGGAATGGATACGGTCCCGTACCCGGCTGCCGCTCGTGGTCAAGGGCGTCCTGCGGGCCGAGGACGCCGAACGCTGCGTGGCCCTGGGCGCGGACGGCGTCATCGTCTCCAACCACGGCGGCCGCCAGCTCGACGGCGCCGTCCCCAGCCTGGTCGCGCTGGAGCAGGTGGCGGCCGCCGTCGCCGGCCGGGGCCTGGTCCTCATGGACGGCGGCATCCGCTCCGGCGTCCACGTCGTCAAGGCCCTCGCGTACGGTGCGGACGCGGTGTGCATCGGCCGCCCCTACCTGTGGGGCCTCGGCCTGGCCGGACAGCAGGGTGTCGAGGCGGTCCTCGACCTCATCCGGAGCGAGATCGAGGACACGCTGCTCCAGCTCGGCGCGGACTCCGTCGCCGGCATCGGCCCCGACTTCGCCGTCAGCGCGCACCGGGCCACGCCCACGGGCGCCCTCTGA
- a CDS encoding PLP-dependent aminotransferase family protein, whose protein sequence is MTPSTVHFSRGIPPLEAIPSAGIAELTGAVLSSEPDRVFQYAPIGHHTGDRELRDQLGAFHSVDPDRIFVTNGSLQALDLLAAHLLKDAPRTKVLAEAPTYDRAVQIFERHGGQVSGVPLRGDGLDLDVLRERLRAEVPAFVYLIPDFQNPGGVTTSEEKRRELVRLSAEFGFTILEDIPYRELRFAGEAPTLLGDLADSVDGARVLTIGSLSKVLSPGLRVGYVIGPAGTPRALAALAESTYLSPAPLLQAVAARAFASGLVRRNIDEVRELLRPRHDAAVEAVRKALGEVALCVPEGGYYISVHLPVRTTEETFLAAAAAEGLALTRGSAFYPADSSPPSGTVFLRLPFQALSDEEFAEGVTRLAAVAQRSE, encoded by the coding sequence GTGACCCCTTCCACCGTCCACTTCTCGCGGGGAATCCCTCCGCTCGAAGCGATCCCCTCCGCCGGCATCGCCGAGCTGACCGGGGCCGTCCTCTCCTCCGAACCGGACCGCGTCTTCCAGTACGCGCCGATCGGCCACCACACCGGAGACCGTGAACTCCGGGACCAGCTGGGGGCGTTCCACTCGGTCGACCCCGACCGGATCTTCGTCACCAACGGCTCCCTCCAGGCACTCGACCTGCTCGCCGCGCACCTCCTCAAGGACGCACCCCGCACGAAGGTGCTCGCGGAGGCGCCGACGTACGACCGTGCCGTCCAGATCTTCGAACGGCACGGGGGCCAGGTCTCCGGAGTGCCGCTGCGGGGGGACGGCCTCGACCTGGACGTCCTGCGGGAGCGCCTGCGCGCGGAGGTACCCGCGTTCGTCTATCTGATCCCGGACTTCCAGAACCCCGGCGGGGTCACGACGAGCGAGGAGAAGAGGCGCGAACTCGTCCGCCTGTCCGCCGAGTTCGGCTTCACGATCCTGGAGGACATCCCGTACCGGGAACTCCGCTTCGCGGGCGAGGCCCCCACGCTCCTCGGTGACCTCGCCGACTCCGTCGACGGCGCCCGGGTCCTGACCATCGGCTCGCTGAGCAAGGTCCTCAGCCCGGGACTGCGCGTCGGCTACGTCATCGGCCCGGCCGGTACGCCGCGCGCCCTGGCGGCGCTCGCGGAGAGCACGTACCTCTCGCCGGCCCCCCTGCTCCAGGCGGTCGCCGCGCGGGCTTTCGCGAGCGGCCTGGTCCGGCGCAACATCGACGAGGTCCGGGAACTGCTCCGGCCGCGGCACGACGCGGCGGTCGAGGCGGTGCGCAAGGCGCTCGGCGAGGTCGCGCTGTGCGTCCCCGAGGGCGGCTACTACATCAGCGTGCATCTCCCGGTCCGTACCACGGAGGAGACGTTCCTCGCCGCCGCGGCCGCCGAGGGGCTCGCCCTCACCCGTGGCTCGGCCTTCTACCCGGCGGACTCGTCGCCGCCGTCCGGAACGGTCTTCCTCCGGCTGCCCTTCCAGGCCCTGAGCGACGAGGAGTTCGCCGAGGGCGTGACCCGGCTGGCCGCGGTGGCGCAGCGGTCGGAGTAG